DNA sequence from the Deltaproteobacteria bacterium genome:
CCGGCTTCTTGGTGATGGGCTTGTCCGGGAAGATGCGGATCCAGATCTTGCCGCCGCGCTTCACATGACGGGTGATGGCGATACGAGCCGCCTCGATCTGGCGGCTGGTGAGCCAGCCGGGCTCGAGCGACATCAGGCCGAACTCGCCAAAGGCGAGATCCGAGCCACGGTACGCCACGCCGCGGGTGCGGCCCTTCTGCATCTTCCGGTGCTTGGTGCGTGCAGGCTGAAGCATGATGGTCCTCGATTACTTGCGGGCGCGGCTGCCGGTCGGCAGCACCTCGCCACGGAAGATCCACACCTTGACGCCGATCTTGCCGTAGGTGGTCTTGGCCTCGGCGAAGCCGTAGTCGATGTCGGCGCGGAGCGTGTGGAGCGGAACGCGACCCTCGCGGTACCACTCGTAGCGGCTCATCTCGGCGCCACCCAGGCGGCCCGAGCAGGCCACGCGGATGCCCTTGGCGCCGAACTTGAGGGCCGTCTGCACGGCCTTCTTCATGGCGCGGCGGAAGGCGATGCGGCGCTCGAGCTGGGTGGCGATGTTCTCGGCCACCAGCTGCGCGTCGGTCTCGGCCTTACGGACCTCGACGATGTTCAGGTACACCTCGTTGGCCGTGTGGCCCTGGATGTCCTTCTTCACCGTCTCGATGCCGGCGCCGCGCTTGCCGATGACGATGCCCGGGCGCGCGGTGTGCACGTTGACCTTCACCTTGTTCGCGGCGCGCTCAATCTCGATGCGCGAGATGCCCGCGTGACCCAGCTCCTTCTTCACGAAGTCGCGGATCTTGATGTCCTCGTGCAGCCACTTGGCGTAGTTGCGCTCCTCGTACCACTTGGAGTCCCAGGAGCGGATGACGCCGAGGCGAAAACCAATTGGATGAACTTTCTGACCCACGTTTGACCTCGGCGATTAGCGGTTGTCGGTGACGGTGAGAGCCACGTGCGACGTCTTCTTGTTGATGCGCGTGGCGCGGCCCTGGGCGCGCGGCATGAAGCGGCGGCCGGTGGGGCCCTGGTCGACGGTGATGTGCGAGATCACCAGGCGGTCCACGTCCACCTCGCCCTTGGAGAGATCCTGGGCGTTGGCGACGGCGCTCTGGATGAGCTTGCGCAGCGGAGCAGCCGCCGTCTTGGGCGTGAACTTGAGCAGGTTGATGGCCTCGCCGGCGTGCTTGCCCCGGACGAGGTTGGCGATGGCGCGGACCTTCCGGGGCGCCATGCGCAGGTGACGGAGATTGGCTTTGGCTTCCATGTTTCTCACCTGGCCCAGACAGCGGCCTGAAGGATTACTTGGCCGGCGGGGCCGACGCGGGCTTCACCTTCTTCTCGGCCGAGTGGCCGAGGAAGGTGCGG
Encoded proteins:
- the rplP gene encoding 50S ribosomal protein L16, encoding MLQPARTKHRKMQKGRTRGVAYRGSDLAFGEFGLMSLEPGWLTSRQIEAARIAITRHVKRGGKIWIRIFPDKPITKKPAETRQGTGKGGVEYYVAVIKPGRILFEMEGVTEEVASAAFRLAKFKLPLMTKMVSRAQQSIV
- the rpsC gene encoding 30S ribosomal protein S3: MGQKVHPIGFRLGVIRSWDSKWYEERNYAKWLHEDIKIRDFVKKELGHAGISRIEIERAANKVKVNVHTARPGIVIGKRGAGIETVKKDIQGHTANEVYLNIVEVRKAETDAQLVAENIATQLERRIAFRRAMKKAVQTALKFGAKGIRVACSGRLGGAEMSRYEWYREGRVPLHTLRADIDYGFAEAKTTYGKIGVKVWIFRGEVLPTGSRARK
- the rplV gene encoding 50S ribosomal protein L22, which produces MEAKANLRHLRMAPRKVRAIANLVRGKHAGEAINLLKFTPKTAAAPLRKLIQSAVANAQDLSKGEVDVDRLVISHITVDQGPTGRRFMPRAQGRATRINKKTSHVALTVTDNR